In one Drosophila pseudoobscura strain MV-25-SWS-2005 chromosome X, UCI_Dpse_MV25, whole genome shotgun sequence genomic region, the following are encoded:
- the LOC6900227 gene encoding uncharacterized protein, which translates to MDVHRLIAEVQQRRALWDTSIPFLTRKVEWNIQWMDVSNALKLDVATCKKRFNKLRDKYRCEIRKIQHGSVQESNWTYFRCLEFMRCIYDPTGLVAFAPEPYEYKSESEESSNDSDNNLWDNFDLNLDNDDSIDFLTMGDIFNRDSPETPLMLVGSSSSYDGPIWDDNYLINSQMTTTNEADSLPVASSPSRSESEDDADYNFLASLIPHMKSLSETGKLKFRMEASRIMMELKNEEATPEPPGMEADTDPNTDFIPNNDMNDYEGDTKDEGEVKIENEPLL; encoded by the exons ATGGACGTACATCGCCTCATTGCGGAAGTACAGCAGCGGCGTGCTCTGTGGGATACAAGCATTCCCTTTTTAACCCGCAAGGTCGAATGGAATATACAGTGGATGGATGTGTCTAACGCTCTGAAGCTGGACG TTGCGACATGCAAGAAGCGCTTCAATAAACTGAGGGACAAGTACCGCTGCGAGATCCGGAAGATACAGCACGGTAGCGTTCAAGAGTCCAACTGGACGTACTTTCGCTGCTTGGAGTTCATGCGCTGCATATACGATCCAACCGGTCTCGTGGCATTCGCCCCCGAGCCCTACGAGTATAAATCTGAGTCGGAAGAGTCCTCCAACGACAGTGATAATAACCTGTGGGATAATTTTGACTTAAATCTGGACAATGATGATTCGATAGATTTTTTAACTATGGGCGACATATTCAATCGTGACTCGCCCGAGACACCTCTAATGCTGGTCGGGTCTTCGTCCTCGTATGACGGTCCCATATGGGATGACAACTACCTGATCAACAGTcaaatgacaacaacaaacgaAGCGGACTCACTTCCAGTAGCCAGCAGTCCTTCAAGATCCGAGTCCGAAGACGATGCGGACTACAATTTTTTGGCTAGTCTTATACCGCACATGAAGTCCCTCTCGGAAACGGGCAAACTCAAATTTCGCATGGAGGCCAGCCGCATTATGATGGAACTAAAAAATGAGGAGGCTACCCCTGAACCCCCCGGTATGGAGGCTGATACGGATCCAAATACAGATTTTATACCCAACAACGATATGAACGACTATGAAGGCGATACGAAGGACGAGGGCGAAGTTAAGATAGAAAATGAACCTTTGCTATAA